Within Planococcus citri chromosome 2, ihPlaCitr1.1, whole genome shotgun sequence, the genomic segment aaaaaattatatgtacgagtaatttacatGATTTTCGCACAGGCAATCAACAAAACCGACTCAGTTCTGGTTCTCGAAACGATTCCTCGTTGTGATCTTGTTACTTCTGGGCAACTTGAACACAGCCTTGTTGAAGAATAATCTGAATATTGCAATCGTTGAAATGCTgtccaaaaaaaacatcactgaTGGCAATGAAACCAAAAGCGTGGTAAAtatattttcactcaaaaaaactACGAGTAATTCCATTCATTCTCAATAtcatcttatttttaaaatatttttgatttttttttttttgctcgtagTCAGAGTACGACTGGGATTCAAAAATGGTAGGCGTTATTCAAAGCTCCTATGCATATGGATACATATTTACAGTATTCGGTGCACCTATAATAAACAAATTGGGAGGAGCTGTCACGTATGGAACATCGATACTAATGATGGCCATCATGAACTTATTAACTCCAGGTTCTTtaaagattgattttttcgtatttctgGGATCCAGGATAATTTTAGGAATTCTTGACGTAAGCGAATCGTATTCAAAGATAGGTAATTATACCAAAGTTGGATTAAACAAAACTCTATAATATCGTCGAGAATTTCAGGGCATCGCTTACATGGGCGGTCTGGAATTGCTGTCACGTTGGGCACCACTTCGAGAAAGATCGAGAATAATGTCTTTAAGTTTTTGCGGAATATATATAGGGGTAGCGGTGTCTTATCCTATTTGTGGAATTATAGCCACTTATTTGGGCTGGCAGGCTGTATTCTACTTTTCAGGTACTACATACGTACTTTATAGACCAAACAAAGTGAAGAAATTTTCACATCCTCGAGAACTGACATTTTTCAGGCATATTTGGTATTATTTGGTCAACACTGTGGTTACTTCTGGTACGAAATCAACCTTCCAAAGATAAATGGATGTCGAAAAAAGAACAATCGTACATCATGGAAAACACAGAGACGACTCCAAGGAAGCAAGTAATGTGTAACGAATTCCACACAATAATTTACCATAATACTTGCTCGATTCACtattatttcatgtttttgatgcAGATCGTCCATCCttataaaaaaatcttcacTTCGCCCCAAGTGTGGGCTCTGTGTATAGGCAAGTTTACCTATAGCTGGGGATTCACATTGTTGGTGATATGTTTTCCACTCTATGTCAAACGTAAGATggatttttgggatattttgatCGAGAATGATCGCAGAAAAGGGTCTAAAAAGTGGTTTAAAATTATTACAGACATGACCGGACGAACTACGGACGAAGTAGGTATGATATCCTCTATTCCGAATTTCGTCTGCATTTGTACTGTTCCATTGGCTGGATTTTTACTCGACTTATGGCAAAATAATAGCAAGCTTAACGTTACTCAGGTAATTCAAACTGTTTCCAAGGGACCGCAAAAAAAAGGgggattttgatgaatttggtgGAGAccattcattttgagttgaaaatcactcagaaaaatttttagcttcggaggtgctttttcatcattatcgccaattccaaaaaaattgagagaaatatGTAGCTAAAAACGTATCTTTTTTTGAAGCaataattatccaaaaattggcaccactgcgttgcaaaatatttccccagtttcagaaatgaaacttttccATGTTTTGGCAATAATAATGCTAAATATCggggaagaaaaaattttcaaaataagaatttaactaaaaataaaagcaaaaaaatcatgaaagttttgaaaatgctacctccaattttttttttttggaataagtttcaaaatgaaatgaagatCGCCACAGAATTTGGTTCAAATCCTCCGACATTTATTTTCGCGATCTATAGCCTAATCTTTTATGCATAATTATGATATTACAGATTCACAAGATCATCATGTGCACAGGATTCATTTCAGGAGCGATTTTATTTGTGATAGCTTCTCAAAGTTCCAATTTTACTTTGTCCATGACTTGCTTCGTGCTCATCAAGTTCAtcatatctttcaattttcttattttacaGTACGTGTGAGGGAGATCAACGATAAGACACAACTGACACTTTTCACCTTGGATAATTATGTACATTCAAacttatatttttcagaatggTTTGTTTATACATGTCACCTACTCATTCCAGTATACTGGCTGGAATGTCATCATGGTGGTTTACTGCCAGTGTGGTTTTGATACCAAACGTAGTAGGATTCATAGTACAAAATGGCGTAAGCAAATAACCTCAATCGAATTTCTGTTCCATCAAactattaattttcaataatgtgtaattttttgatttttttcttttttaagagCTTACAAGAGTGGAGTATATGTTTCCTTTTATCCGGAGGTATCCTTTTCGCCGGAGCtatgatatttttaatttacggTTCCAGCGAACTGCAGCCATGGTCCATGTCACAACCTTCGAATGCTGAGAAACAATTCGgtattgaaactgaaaaaaactaaTCTCCCTTGAACTTGAGCTTTGTACGGTTTTACTTTTTCgcaagtatatttttcaaatgatttttgtcCAAGTTTTATTGCATCTcaaattcatttcgaaaatttctcagGTGCTCTCAGTTCTTATTTTTATACGTACTTAGACTTTTAAAATGCTCTCAAAACTCGAGAAAAATGGCCATGGATTCACAAAATTCAGATTCGAATCTGAATCAGCATGATTGgaaaaatacctaagtacaaATAAGATtaaattgtttcagaaaaaatttgcacGTTGATGAGTATTTCGGGCGTTGAagcgaattttttcacgtttgatgaatttctgaaaatcaaaatttgaaccaaaatgcaaaaataacaCATTGAAGTAAAATATGTACACACTTTTCAACCCTTTTAATCGATtgcaaacaatttcaaaccgtttcaaGCAATTCTGGAGtctgcaataaatttttgaacgttgaaaATATCCGTAATAATTTCACTTAATGAAATTGGAGAgctaaaattcacatttataTTAAGTACCTCAAAAGCTTTCTTCGAAAAGACGTACTCACCAATAATGCACGTACGgaacattcaatttttaaacgaaacACAAAATTATTCTAGAAATAGTTCGTGAGCAATGAGCAtttcaaatgatgaaaaaaactatcattaaaacaaacaaaataggTAACGCAACGAGACAAGTAGACAATATCTTCATTCATTCAAGAAAAGATTACCCATGTCATGTCGTATATTTTCCGAGAGAAAACAGATATAGGCTAATGATAATTATATTACACTCAAAGTATGTACAATGTCAGTAGAAACCAACATCATATCACGTGAAGTGTTAATGTGCCATCTGTAACAACAAAACTTGACAgtaaaagtgaccaaaaaatatggcttttgaaaaagaatcaaaTGGCGTTTACAATCCACAAACAGCTCAGAAACTATTGCAGGAGCCAGACAACAGGTAAGTGACGTTTACGAGACATTGAGGTAGTCTCATGACCTCTGCATATTTCGAAGTTTTCttgaacaccccccccccccccccatcacgcTCCCATATTTCTCACGGTTTGCATTTGGACATGTAAATTCACTGAATTCTAGACACAAAAAGGTTACAAAAATTCAGGTTCCTGAAGCTCATAAGGATGCAGAGTGAGGCAATTTTGgataatgaaaatttctaagGTTCGACgtggaaaatatttgaaatgcaaaaaatttaaagggtGTTCGGAAAATTCGTTGActaagttcaaaaaaaaatcaaggagtcaggccaacaaaaaaataataatttgtgtaatttttgcacAGACAAGCAGCGAAACAGACCCGG encodes:
- the LOC135837133 gene encoding vesicular glutamate transporter 2-like, with the protein product MNFEKESNGVNDPCIAQKLLQESSQPGNRQSTKPTQFWFSKRFLVVILLLLGNLNTALLKNNLNIAIVEMLSKKNITDGNETKSVSEYDWDSKMVGVIQSSYAYGYIFTVFGAPIINKLGGAVTYGTSILMMAIMNLLTPGSLKIDFFVFLGSRIILGILDGIAYMGGLELLSRWAPLRERSRIMSLSFCGIYIGVAVSYPICGIIATYLGWQAVFYFSGIFGIIWSTLWLLLVRNQPSKDKWMSKKEQSYIMENTETTPRKQIVHPYKKIFTSPQVWALCIGKFTYSWGFTLLVICFPLYVKHMTGRTTDEVGMISSIPNFVCICTVPLAGFLLDLWQNNSKLNVTQIHKIIMCTGFISGAILFVIASQSSNFTLSMTCFVLIKFIISFNFLILQMVCLYMSPTHSSILAGMSSWWFTASVVLIPNVVGFIVQNGSLQEWSICFLLSGGILFAGAMIFLIYGSSELQPWSMSQPSNAEKQFGIETEKN